The Spirochaetaceae bacterium genome has a segment encoding these proteins:
- a CDS encoding type II toxin-antitoxin system prevent-host-death family antitoxin has protein sequence MNRINVAEAKARLSHYLAKVGEGETVLICRRNVPIAELRPIRTPLRQPRPVGIDRGMTIPDSFFEPLPDDLLDAFEGRGSTG, from the coding sequence ATGAATCGGATCAACGTGGCCGAGGCGAAGGCTCGGCTGTCGCACTACCTCGCCAAGGTCGGCGAGGGTGAAACCGTGCTCATCTGTCGCCGGAACGTCCCGATAGCCGAACTGCGTCCGATTCGGACGCCACTGCGTCAGCCGCGTCCCGTGGGGATCGACCGCGGCATGACGATTCCGGACAGCTTCTTTGAACCGCTTCCTGACGATCTGCTCGACGCTTTCGAGGGGAGAGGCAGCACAGGGTGA
- a CDS encoding ABC transporter permease subunit → MSADVHAVTSLRRSSASRIGRRILKHWEYYLLVLVPMAYIVIFKYVPMVGAQIAFRDFNVIDGMWGSPWVGFREFVRFFESPSFWRLIENTFSISLTRLLLGFPAPIILALALNEISQRTFKRSVQMVTYAPHFISTVVMASMIILFLNPRLGLFGVLMRAFGMQPVNYLAVASHFKFVYALSDIWQHAGYGAIIYMAALAAINPELYEAARIDGASRLQKIIHVDIPGIMPVMVILLILEFGEIMEVGFEKIYLLQNPVNISASEIIQTYVYKIGIINASFSFASAVGLFNSVINFILLVGVNAAARRISNNSLW, encoded by the coding sequence ATGTCGGCTGACGTGCACGCGGTCACATCCCTGCGCCGGAGCAGCGCCAGCAGGATCGGCAGGCGGATTCTCAAGCACTGGGAGTACTACCTGCTGGTGCTGGTGCCGATGGCGTACATCGTCATCTTCAAGTACGTGCCGATGGTAGGCGCGCAGATCGCGTTCCGGGACTTCAACGTGATCGACGGCATGTGGGGCAGCCCCTGGGTGGGGTTCCGGGAGTTCGTCCGCTTCTTCGAGTCGCCGAGCTTCTGGCGGTTGATCGAGAACACCTTTTCCATCAGCCTGACCCGGCTGCTGCTGGGCTTCCCGGCGCCGATCATCCTGGCGCTGGCGCTCAACGAGATCAGCCAACGCACCTTCAAGCGGTCGGTGCAGATGGTCACCTACGCGCCGCACTTCATCTCCACGGTAGTGATGGCGTCGATGATCATCCTGTTCCTGAACCCGCGGCTCGGCTTGTTCGGCGTGCTGATGCGCGCATTCGGCATGCAGCCGGTCAACTACCTGGCGGTGGCCAGCCACTTCAAGTTCGTCTATGCCCTGTCCGACATCTGGCAGCACGCCGGCTACGGCGCCATCATCTACATGGCCGCGCTCGCCGCCATCAACCCCGAACTGTACGAGGCTGCCCGCATCGACGGGGCGTCACGCCTGCAGAAGATCATCCACGTGGACATTCCCGGCATCATGCCGGTGATGGTGATCCTGCTGATCCTGGAGTTCGGTGAGATCATGGAGGTCGGGTTCGAGAAGATCTACCTGCTGCAGAACCCCGTCAACATCTCGGCATCGGAGATCATCCAGACCTACGTCTACAAGATCGGCATCATCAACGCCAGCTTCAGCTTCGCCTCCGCGGTGGGGCTGTTCAACTCGGTGATCAACTTCATCCTGCTGGTCGGCGTGAACGCGGCGGCCCGGCGGATATCCAACAACAGCCTATGGTAG
- a CDS encoding Zn-dependent alcohol dehydrogenase, whose translation MKAAILYEPHQPLVIEEIRVRKPAAREVLLRTAVAGLCHSDLHFMEGLYKTPLPVVLGHESSAVVEQVGPEVTYVEPGDRVVTCLSVFCGTCEYCTTGRPALCNSTDVKLDPEKSDRLQWDKPGRPHTFANLSSFAEQMLVHENAIVKIRDEMPLDRAALIGCGVMTGFGAAVNTAGVRPGETVAVLGCGGVGMAAVNGAYVAGAGRIIAVDTNPAKLQAASKLGATDQVNPADGDPVERIKELTGGGVHHAIECIGLKVTAEQSFDMLASGGTATIVGMVPFEEKIELHAATLLRERKLQGSSMGSNRFRVDMPRLVDLYLQGRLHLDDWISRRIRLDEINEGFAAMKAGEVIRSIIDFQAA comes from the coding sequence ATGAAAGCTGCCATTCTGTACGAGCCGCACCAGCCGCTGGTGATCGAGGAGATTCGCGTGCGCAAGCCGGCGGCGCGCGAGGTGCTGCTGCGCACCGCGGTGGCTGGGCTGTGCCACTCCGACCTGCACTTCATGGAGGGGTTGTACAAGACTCCCCTGCCGGTGGTGCTCGGGCACGAGTCGTCGGCGGTGGTCGAGCAGGTCGGCCCCGAAGTGACCTACGTCGAGCCCGGCGACCGCGTCGTGACCTGCCTGTCGGTGTTCTGCGGCACCTGCGAATACTGCACCACCGGGCGTCCCGCGCTGTGCAATAGCACCGACGTGAAGCTGGACCCGGAGAAGTCGGATCGCCTGCAGTGGGACAAGCCGGGGCGGCCGCACACGTTTGCCAACCTGTCTTCGTTCGCGGAGCAGATGCTGGTGCACGAGAACGCGATCGTGAAGATACGCGACGAGATGCCGCTCGACCGCGCCGCGCTGATCGGCTGCGGGGTGATGACCGGCTTCGGGGCCGCCGTGAACACGGCGGGGGTGCGTCCCGGCGAGACGGTGGCCGTGCTCGGCTGCGGCGGCGTCGGCATGGCGGCGGTCAACGGCGCCTACGTCGCCGGGGCGGGGCGCATCATCGCGGTGGACACCAACCCGGCCAAGCTGCAGGCCGCAAGCAAGCTCGGCGCGACCGACCAGGTCAACCCGGCCGACGGCGACCCGGTGGAGCGGATCAAGGAGCTGACCGGCGGCGGCGTGCACCATGCGATCGAGTGCATCGGCCTGAAGGTGACCGCCGAGCAGTCGTTCGACATGCTCGCGTCCGGCGGCACCGCCACTATTGTCGGCATGGTGCCGTTCGAGGAGAAGATCGAACTGCACGCGGCCACTCTGCTGCGCGAGCGCAAGTTGCAGGGCTCGTCGATGGGCTCCAACCGATTCCGGGTCGACATGCCGCGCCTGGTCGACCTGTACCTGCAGGGCCGCCTGCACCTCGACGACTGGATCTCCCGCCGCATCCGCCTGGATGAGATCAACGAGGGCTTCGCGGCGATGAAGGCCGGCGAAGTAATCCGCTCCATCATCGACTTCCAAGCCGCTTAG
- a CDS encoding type II toxin-antitoxin system VapC family toxin: MRLLVDTCTFLWLAADDRRLTPHARSMCRSPDNDVFLSALCAWEIAIKHRLGCLPLPESPVRYVVSRREALQLEPLSFDESCAVHEGLLPPHHRDPFDRGLIAQAIVNGMTLVTPDPVIAHYPVPILW; encoded by the coding sequence GTGAGACTTCTGGTCGATACCTGCACGTTTCTCTGGCTGGCGGCTGACGACCGCCGGCTGACGCCGCATGCCCGGAGCATGTGCCGCAGCCCCGACAACGACGTGTTTCTGAGCGCGCTGTGCGCGTGGGAGATCGCGATCAAGCACCGCCTTGGATGCTTGCCACTGCCGGAGTCGCCCGTGCGCTACGTGGTGAGCCGGCGCGAGGCGCTCCAGCTCGAGCCGCTGAGTTTCGACGAGTCCTGCGCCGTCCACGAAGGGCTGCTTCCGCCGCATCACCGTGACCCGTTCGACCGCGGGCTCATCGCCCAGGCGATCGTCAACGGCATGACGCTCGTGACCCCGGATCCGGTGATCGCCCACTATCCCGTTCCTATTCTCTGGTAG